The DNA sequence TTCGCCATCGCCGCGGCGTGGGTGCTGTTCGTCGGGCTGCCTCGCTGGTACTCCGCGAGGCGCGCGCAGAGCGCCGCGCCGGCCGCGACCGCAGGCGCGCCGGCCGCGCCGGTGCGAAAGATCACCGCGACGCTCTTCTACGTCTCCGAGGACGGCATGGCGCTGCAGCCGGTGCAGCGCGAGGTGCCGTTCGGCCAGAGCGTCGCCGAACAGGCGCACGCCATCATCCAGGCTCAGCTCGCCGCGGCGGCGCCGCAGGTGTCGGCGATCCCGCCCGGCGTCGCGCTGCGCAACGTGTTCGTCACCGAGCGCGGCGACGCGTTCGTGAACCTCTCGGCCGACATCTCCGCCAAACACCCGGGAGGCTCGCTGCTCGAGGTGTTCACGGTCTACACGCTCGTCAACGCCCTCACCGTGAATCTGCCGGCAATCTC is a window from the Vicinamibacterales bacterium genome containing:
- a CDS encoding GerMN domain-containing protein yields the protein MNSRRAAIAALAVFAIAAAWVLFVGLPRWYSARRAQSAAPAATAGAPAAPVRKITATLFYVSEDGMALQPVQREVPFGQSVAEQAHAIIQAQLAAAAPQVSAIPPGVALRNVFVTERGDAFVNLSADISAKHPGGSLLEVFTVYTLVNALTVNLPAISRVQILVEGKEVDTLAGHVDLRHPLAKSLEWVVHDTQ